A section of the Methanosarcina mazei S-6 genome encodes:
- a CDS encoding geranylgeranyl reductase family protein yields the protein MYDLIIVGGGPSGASAGRVAGKAGISTLLIEKENFPRYKPCGGALSPYALSCLDFKLPEYLIEKDISRIRVHFRELCTEMQKDYSIALLVSRKAFDNFLLDKARETGIDIHSGEKVLDCEEGEECVEVRTSQNTYLAKFVLIAEGSEGVLKYSVRKRKDRRTEYDLALVSEIPERDKVIRKRFPNAIDMHFGIASGGYGWIFPHSEHYSVGIVGTAEHLKHPKAVMQDFLQANGFSGDFQVHSHIIPVGGIKRKTISSRILLSGDAAGFVDAFIGEGISYAIRSGQLAAENVAEIVLYNRKLSDLKEYETSCRKEFGNFLSSSLKLEKAMHRFPETSFRLALSRKEIIDKYLEEVVINRSHKDYVRWLLLNFSLSEPASKIKSIKDKNQ from the coding sequence ATGTATGATCTCATTATAGTAGGTGGAGGGCCTTCGGGAGCTTCTGCTGGAAGAGTAGCCGGAAAAGCAGGAATTTCAACCCTCCTGATTGAAAAAGAAAATTTCCCGAGGTATAAGCCCTGCGGAGGAGCTCTATCTCCTTACGCGCTTTCGTGCCTGGATTTCAAACTTCCTGAGTATTTGATCGAAAAGGATATTTCAAGGATAAGGGTTCATTTCAGGGAGCTCTGCACTGAAATGCAAAAAGATTATTCAATAGCTTTGCTGGTCTCAAGAAAAGCTTTTGACAATTTCCTGCTTGATAAAGCAAGAGAAACCGGCATTGACATTCATTCTGGGGAAAAAGTGCTTGATTGTGAGGAAGGAGAAGAGTGCGTTGAGGTTAGAACTTCTCAGAACACTTACCTTGCAAAGTTTGTCCTTATTGCGGAAGGATCTGAAGGCGTGCTTAAATACAGTGTCAGGAAGCGTAAAGACCGGAGAACGGAATATGACCTTGCCCTTGTTTCCGAAATTCCTGAAAGGGATAAAGTAATAAGAAAGCGTTTTCCAAATGCGATAGATATGCATTTCGGAATCGCATCCGGAGGGTATGGCTGGATTTTTCCCCATTCCGAACACTATTCTGTGGGAATCGTGGGAACAGCCGAGCATCTTAAGCACCCGAAGGCTGTTATGCAGGACTTTTTACAGGCAAATGGCTTTTCAGGAGATTTTCAGGTCCATTCTCACATTATCCCGGTTGGAGGAATTAAAAGAAAAACCATAAGTTCAAGGATTCTTCTGAGCGGGGATGCAGCAGGTTTTGTGGACGCCTTCATAGGGGAAGGCATCTCATATGCTATTCGCTCAGGGCAGCTTGCAGCGGAAAATGTAGCCGAAATCGTACTTTATAACCGGAAACTGAGCGACCTTAAAGAGTATGAAACCAGCTGCAGGAAAGAGTTCGGTAATTTCCTCTCCAGTTCCCTTAAACTTGAAAAAGCCATGCACCGTTTCCCTGAGACTTCTTTCAGGCTTGCTCTTAGCAGGAAGGAAATTATTGATAAATATCTGGAGGAGGTTGTAATAAATAGAAGCCACAAAGATTATGTCAGGTGGTTGCTGCTCAATTTCAGCCTTTCTGAACCTGCATCTAAAATAAAGTCCATTAAGGATAAAAATCAGTAA
- a CDS encoding NAD(P)/FAD-dependent oxidoreductase → MDKEINILGGGISGLACAIILRNNGYKVNIYEKGSYVGKRFNDDWQGLENWSEKIDVLKQIESYGIDLSFDYEPISELSVHYSDKMKTASVKNGCYLVRRGSKEGCLDKALLEQAEKLGAKIHFNYRQDRKMTAKVNATGPKKATAYVRGIKFNTRSEIGYHMAFGQDIARGFYSYLLTKNGHGTIATVYERRSTHRSEEFLQNTVNYFSDFLDKKEVAAGKKFGGYGQFEIKNNYYDENGAMLIGEAGGFQDYLWGFGMRYAFQSANLAARSIMHNESYNDLVEEHLINKMKHSNRNRRISEIAGPLAYPLQYYMFTLSKNPLKILNILCR, encoded by the coding sequence ATGGACAAAGAAATTAATATTTTAGGAGGAGGAATAAGCGGCCTCGCCTGTGCAATAATCCTCCGTAATAATGGCTATAAAGTTAATATTTATGAAAAGGGCAGTTATGTTGGTAAAAGATTCAACGACGATTGGCAGGGGTTAGAAAACTGGTCTGAAAAAATCGATGTCCTGAAACAGATAGAATCATATGGCATCGATTTGTCTTTTGATTATGAGCCTATTTCGGAATTATCTGTGCATTATTCGGATAAAATGAAAACTGCCAGTGTAAAAAACGGCTGTTATCTGGTAAGGAGGGGAAGCAAAGAAGGCTGCCTGGATAAAGCTTTACTTGAACAGGCTGAAAAATTGGGAGCGAAAATTCACTTTAATTACAGGCAGGACAGGAAAATGACTGCTAAAGTGAATGCAACCGGTCCCAAAAAGGCAACTGCCTATGTAAGGGGAATCAAATTCAATACCAGATCCGAGATCGGCTATCATATGGCTTTTGGACAGGATATAGCCAGAGGGTTTTACTCTTATCTCCTGACCAAAAATGGGCACGGAACGATTGCAACCGTTTATGAGCGCAGGAGTACCCATCGTTCGGAAGAGTTCCTTCAAAACACAGTCAACTATTTTTCGGATTTTCTTGATAAAAAAGAAGTTGCTGCCGGAAAAAAATTTGGTGGTTATGGACAGTTTGAAATAAAAAACAATTATTATGATGAGAACGGGGCAATGCTCATCGGAGAAGCAGGAGGATTTCAGGACTATCTCTGGGGATTCGGAATGAGATACGCTTTTCAGAGCGCGAATCTTGCTGCAAGAAGCATAATGCATAACGAATCATATAACGACCTGGTAGAGGAACATTTAATTAATAAAATGAAGCATTCAAACAGAAATAGACGAATTTCCGAAATTGCGGGCCCTCTGGCGTATCCTCTGCAGTATTATATGTTTACATTAAGTAAGAATCCTCTTAAAATTTTGAATATTCTTTGCAGATGA
- a CDS encoding DUF116 domain-containing protein, whose protein sequence is MYNLIGKVLLIIVVISFVLSGVALLVSRRSLTRSVFLAGFYADVLDFFYLPLRQIFLKFSDTRVLDKWMSSLKNRAHKSAFAKTKKRVILAPHCMRSLDCPAYSTQTGIQCKLCGKCVFTRLKKDAEKYGYKVFIVTGSSFVKNILKMESADGVLLIACDYEINKVMRALKDKKVVTYGIPMERDGCFGTEVNYHNVLKVFEEFNTN, encoded by the coding sequence ATGTATAATCTTATAGGTAAGGTTCTCCTTATTATTGTTGTTATCTCATTCGTTCTTTCAGGCGTGGCCCTGCTGGTCAGTCGAAGGAGCCTTACTCGTAGTGTTTTTCTGGCAGGCTTTTATGCAGATGTACTTGACTTTTTTTATTTGCCTCTAAGGCAGATTTTTCTCAAATTTTCAGATACCCGTGTCCTGGACAAATGGATGTCTTCCTTGAAAAACAGGGCCCATAAATCTGCTTTTGCTAAAACGAAAAAAAGGGTCATTCTCGCTCCTCACTGCATGCGCAGCCTTGACTGCCCTGCTTACTCCACACAGACAGGGATCCAGTGCAAGTTATGTGGAAAGTGTGTTTTTACCCGTTTAAAGAAAGACGCTGAAAAATACGGATATAAGGTTTTCATCGTGACAGGCTCTTCATTTGTTAAAAATATCCTGAAAATGGAATCTGCAGATGGTGTCCTGCTCATCGCCTGCGATTACGAAATTAATAAAGTCATGCGCGCTCTTAAAGACAAGAAAGTGGTTACCTATGGAATTCCTATGGAGAGAGACGGCTGTTTCGGAACAGAGGTGAATTACCATAATGTTCTTAAGGTGTTTGAGGAATTTAATACGAACTGA
- a CDS encoding DUF116 domain-containing protein — protein sequence MHIPYEFLGKVFIFLLLFALAGTVLALLIGAYSFKKQRIIFPGFVLFTLYLFYSPSKWICRVFRIRDTLVDDILIDVRNAVMCDDFIRVKGRKILLLPQCLRHPNCKARCDPIHGYECKKCGLCDIAKLCDAADRCNFKVFVVPGGSFVKKIFKEYNPKACLGVACYNELSENMQAASFVPVQGVLLLKDGCFNTEANVEEIIQKMEMCNV from the coding sequence ATGCATATTCCCTACGAATTTCTCGGAAAAGTATTCATATTCCTGTTACTTTTCGCTCTTGCAGGTACCGTACTTGCCCTTCTTATCGGAGCTTATTCTTTTAAAAAACAAAGAATCATTTTCCCGGGATTCGTATTATTCACACTTTATCTCTTTTATTCCCCTTCAAAATGGATCTGCAGAGTTTTCCGGATAAGAGATACCCTTGTGGATGATATCCTTATCGATGTAAGAAACGCTGTTATGTGCGATGATTTTATTCGTGTCAAAGGCAGGAAAATCCTGCTCCTTCCTCAGTGCCTGCGCCACCCCAATTGTAAGGCAAGATGTGATCCTATCCACGGTTACGAGTGCAAAAAGTGCGGTCTCTGTGATATCGCAAAACTCTGCGATGCGGCTGACAGATGTAATTTTAAGGTTTTTGTGGTTCCGGGCGGTAGCTTTGTTAAAAAGATTTTTAAAGAATATAATCCAAAAGCCTGTCTCGGAGTTGCCTGTTACAACGAGCTTTCCGAGAATATGCAGGCAGCCTCTTTTGTCCCTGTTCAGGGTGTACTTCTTCTCAAAGACGGATGCTTCAATACCGAGGCAAATGTTGAAGAGATAATTCAAAAAATGGAGATGTGCAATGTATAA